Part of the Arachis hypogaea cultivar Tifrunner chromosome 6, arahy.Tifrunner.gnm2.J5K5, whole genome shotgun sequence genome, gacttaatttaaaaaaactggTATCTCTAATTTTATTGTTGTACATTGAGTGTAACTAAAAAATTCACACACTAAAATATGATGTGGAAGAGGGAGACAAAGATGCGAGTGTGAACTGTGAACTCGATTCCGAAATGCAAGTTAATATGTCATGTAATGCCTGGCCCCACAACAATAGAAGAAGGATACGGTCTCCTCTATTAGTTTGAATATCCTTGACTTTTTGTTATTAGAATATTTTTCgtcaaaatacaaaaatttattgaCGACAAAAATAATTACACAATGGATTACTACGGGTCATCAACCGgtcttagaaaaaaaaaatgttgaaattttaccaataaaaatatgaaaacattattaaagaaataatttcttgaccaaagaaaaagaaataatttaaatcagtgaaaattcaggtgaagtcgactttacATGAAGTCGattgcacctgaattttcaccatttaaatttgagagaaaattaatttacaaaataaaataactcTAATATATACAATTGGATCATGCAgtttaaatcaataattaattggTTGTATTACTGACTGAGTATTTTTATATGGTTAATTATCAGGTCAGAttaaaagctatgaataaatctatattagtagaaaataaaaatatgtattattaaattttaaatagtaATCATctctgtatatttttattaagacacaattTAGAGTTAATTTACTAACAAAATGATCTATATATATTAGTTTACGAACATGAGAAACTGTTGAGAACCAAGTCCAAATGAGTTCGATAAAATAGCCATTTAACTAAAAATGATGTTACAtatccaaagaaaaataaaaaaagaaattgaaaggaCAAGATAAGAGAATATAAAAACAAAGATACGAACAATAAAAGGTTTTTCACGAAACCTTGATAGCATGAAAATTACGTTTCCtgttttttctttatgttttttccCTTGACAATAGAAGATTTTTCACGCCGTGTGTAGCAACACGACCTTTAACTTTGGACCTTTTCTTCCTTTATTCATGCGATGCGATATGAATATGATAGACAACTTCTCACTAAGATATCTCTCTGACTAGATCCATATGTTTCTATAGAATACTCAAATAGCAATGTATGTGATCGTGACGCAATAAATTAATACTTAATTTAAAATATCTATAGAATAATCTGTTGATTAAAATATGTTATAAATAGCACTCTACATTGTTACTCTATTAAGAAATCAGTTAATAGTATTTGTAAAATGGTACCAAGCTTAAAATTCAAgtgaattacaaaaataattataagaaaagaagaaggttggTGATGTACTCTCAGgtcattgaaatttaaaataatggAAGAAGAATTGAAAAGAAGTGAAAAGAGAGAATAATTGATTAAAAGAACTACCACAGAGTACTGAGTACCAATTACAATatatatagcaaaagggaaaataaattacTAACTAATAGTGCTATAATTATGTCTAACAAACTAACCAACTTGACAGCTATACAAAAAACAAACTCTATTATGTTACATCCCCCCGCAAGCTGGTATTACGTGGTTTGTGCAAATCAAGTAATCCCAGCTTGGAAAGCAAATGAGAGAATGGTCCTGGAGGAAGGGATTTAGTGAATAGATCAGCCCGTTGTTCACTGGAGACAACGTGCCTAAGATTAGAAACCCCTTCTTTGAACTTGTTTCGAGCCACATGACAATCAACCTCAACATGCTTGGTTCTTTCATGAAAGACAGGATTTGAAGCAATATAGATAGCAGATTTATTATCACAGAAGATATCAAccggaagaggaggaagaatgtTGAATTCCTTTAGTAGTTTGAGTAACCAAACGAGTTCACAAGTGCCATTAGCAAGGGCGCGATATTCTGCTTCTGAGGACGACCTTGAAACTGTAGCCTGCTTCTTACTCTTCCAAGAAATAAGAGTTTGGTCAAGGAAGAAACAATAACCACTGATGGATTTTCGGGTGTCTTTACAAGCCCCCCAATCAGAATCTGTGTAACCAGATAGTGTGAAAGAATTGTTGACACAGAAAAATAAGCCAGTTGCTGGTGATTGTTTTAGATACCGGATGATCCTGTAGGCAGCCTTCAAGTGGGCATCAGTTGGTGAATCCATGAACTGAGATAGGCATCCAACAGAGTAGCTGAGATCTGGTCTTGTGTTAGTAAGGTACAGAAGTCTGCCCACCAATCTACGATAGATGGTTGCATCAGGAAGAGGGGAGCCTGAAGCCTTAGACAGAGAAGTAGTGTACTCCATAGGAGTAGATGCTGGTTTTGCACCAAGCAAACCGCAGTCTGTGATCAAATCCAATGCATACTTTCTTTGATACAGTGCAATACCAGCATTGTTTCGTGCTACCTCCATCCCAATAAAGAACTTAAGAAGGCCAAGGTCTTTAATTTTGAACTTATCATCCAAAAACATTTTGACAGCTtgaatttcactcaaatcatctccAGCTAACACAAGATCATCAACATAAACAAGAATAGCTGTGAAAGTTGTACTTGTGGATTTGGTAAAAAGCGAGTGATCATTTTCAGATGGAGTAAACCCCAGATCAGCAAGTGCAGCAGACAACTTGATGTTCCATTGGCGACTAGCTTGTTTCAAACCGTACAAAGACTTTGTCAACTTGCAGACTAAGTTTGGATCGGAACACTGCAACCCCTTTGGAAGTTTCATATAAATGTCCTCATGTAGGTCTCCATGGAGAAAAGCTGTATTCACATCAAGTTGATGAAGATGCCAATTCTTTGCTGCTGCAACGGTAAGAAGAACACGCACAGTGCTCATTTTCACAACTGGACTAAAGGTGTCAATGTAATCGACTCCAGGAATTTGAGTGAAACCTTGGGCAACAAGACGTGCCTTATGCCTCTCGATAGTGCCATCTGGGTTGAATTTTGTGCGAAAAATCCACTTACAACCAACTGCATTCTTTCCAGGAGGGAGAGAAGTGATGATCCAGGTTTTGTTTTGCTCAAGAGCAGTGAGTTCTGCCTCAATAGCCTTCCTCCAACAATCATGCATAACAGCCTCAGAATAGTATTTGGGGTCCGAGTTATTTATGAGAGCAAAAGTGAAGGCTTGATGCTTGGGAGTAAACAATGAATATGACAAATGGTGAGAAAGGGGATACTTACATGTTGAAGGTAATTGGGCCGCATTGATTGAATCTCTATGTGATGAAATATGGAAACAATGAAAATCTTTAAGATAAGAGGGTGTTTTTCTTTCTCGTTCAGACCTTCTCAAAACTGGTGCAGCAGATTGTGACTCAATATGAATGGATGAATGTTCCAATGGTGCCAATGCAGATGCTGATTCTAAGGTGGCGGGTGATGCAGAATCTGTTATATCATGAAGAGATGCCATAGGTGATGTAGAAGTGGCAGATAAATCAGGTGTAGTGTGTATGGTGTGAGGTGCAATTATGCCATGAGTATGCTCATATGAAGAAGTATATGCAGAGTTATTATAAAAGAATGCAAAAGGGTCAAAATTGGATGATTCAATTGAAGGTTGATCTATAGAAAAATCAGTGCTTGGTatttgtttgaatggaaaatagtgttCATAAAATTCAGTGTTTCTTGATATAAAAATTTCTTTggattttaaatcaaacaaaatggaCCCTTTTGTTCCTGATTGATAACCAAGAAAAACACATTTTCTAGCTCTAGGATCTAATTTTCTTCTATTAGTACTCAAAGTGGTAGCAAAAACAAGACAACCAAACACCTTGAGATGAGTCAAATCTGGTTTATTCTTGAAAAGTGCCTCATAAGGCGTTTGATGATTCAAGAAGGTGCTTGGTAGTCTATTTATTAAATGTACTGAATGTTGCATAGCATAGTGCCAAAAACATTTTGGCACATTAGAATGAAACAAAAGTGCTCTTGCAATATTCAGTATATGTTGATGCTTCCTCTCAACaattccattttgttgaggagtttcaacacaaGATGTTTGATGTAATATTCCTTTTGAGTTATAGAAGGAGTTCATTTTAAATTCCATCCCATTATCTGTTCTAATTTGTTTCACAACTTTATGAAATTGCGTTTGCACCATTTGAACAAAATTTTCTACTAACACTCTAGTTTCGGATTTTAGTTTCATGCAATAAATCCAAGTAAACCTCGTTTTATCTTCTACAATTGTAAGAAAATATTTATGACCAGCAGTGGATAAAAGTGAGAGTGGTCCCCAAATATCTATATGTAACAAATCAAAAATATATTCTGACTGTGTATTACTAATGGGAAAAGACAATTTCTTTTGTCTAGCCAAGTGGCAAGAATCACAAACATGAGATGATgaaatgcattcaataaatggAAATGTATTTTTCATGATTGACATTCTTTTGGATGGTAAATGACCTAGTCTAGCATGCCATAGAGTTCCTAAATCTTGCTGCACTGTGACATTTACAGAATGTGTGTTAATTTCTGGTGTAGTTAGTTTCCAAGGTTGAGCATCCATCACATAAAGATCACCAATGACTTTAGCTTGCCCAATCATCTTCAATGATGGGAGTACCTGTATCtcacaaaaaaaatcaataaattttaattcacaatgtAATGACTTTGTGAGTTTAGACACtgaaatcaaattatatttaaagtgAGGTATGAATAAAACATTGGTAAGAATCAAATATTTAGAGAGTTGCACAGTGCCACAAATATTTGTTGTAGTGGTAGAACCATCAGGTAGATTTACCAAAACTGGTCTCATATAATGAAAAGTTTTGAAAGACTCTTGAATATAGGATGCATGATCAGTAGCTCCACTGTCAAGTATCCAAGAAGTTTTAGTAAAATTTGATGATACACTCAAGCAATGCCTACCTGTTGGTTGAGTAAGGGTGGCGGAAGAAGTAATGTGGTTTACACTATTTGAGGTTGGCATGCGTGGTTGTTGAAGGAGTGCTAGTAAGGTTTCCTTCTGATCTGGAGTCAACACAAGTACTGTATCATCGCTCTTTTTATCCTGGTTAGAATCAGCAATCTCAGCACTAGAATTCTCAACTATCTCGTCAGTGCTAAGTTGATTGGCTACTCGCTGCTTTTGGTGAGTAGGAAAGCCATTTTTCTTATAGCATGTCTCTGCTAAATGACCAATTCGATTACAATAGCTACAAAACTTTGAAGTGTAGCCTCGACTATAAGATTTTTGATTTCCTCCTCTGCCTGAATTTCGTCCACGGCCTCTGCCTCTTCCAGAAAATGAACCGCCTCCAGTTGAGGTTTGCACCTCTAAAGAGTTAGTCACTATGTTGCTATTTGACGGGTAACAATTCAATTCTTGCTCTTGTTGGGTTAACATAGATAGTACTGTGTTGATTTCAGGTAACGGCTTCATTAGCATGATTTGTGATTTAACATTTGAATATTGCTCATTCAATCCTTTTAAGAATTTGACAACATATTTCTCAGAAGCATAGTCTCGAACAATTCGTAATCCACATGAACATCCATTAACACAAGCAACACAACTAGGAATAGCACGTAAATTTTCTAATTCTTCCCAAATAGCTTTCAACATAGCAAAGTAAGAGGTAACAGTAAGATCACCTTGTTTGAGTGCATAAAATTCTTCTTTTAACGCACCAACTCGAAAGACATCTCCCTGTGAGTAACGACGTTTTAAATCATTCCACAAGTCTGGAGCTGAGCTAATCCACATTACGCTCTTAGCGATTTCAGGGCTGAGAGAGAGGTTGATCCAGGAGAGGAGAAAATTGTTACACCTATCCCATGCTTCAAAATTAGGATCACCTTCACCTGGTTTTAGAATGGATCCATCGAGGAATTTCACCTTGTTCTTCGATCTGAGTGCTCTCCACATATCATGCGACCACTGATAATAATTTTGAGGTGTCAATTTAAGCGGAATTAGAGCCAAACCAGGAGATGAAGAAAATAAGGGCTAATCGGATCAGAAATTGCAGAAGATAAACTAGATCTGCCAAGATGTGCCTGGAACTGAGAGAATTGACGCATGAAAGCGGTGAAATTCTCAAAATCTGCAGCGGAATTTGATGAAGGGCTTGCATTCGGATTAGCTAAATTATCTGCCATAGTTGGATCTTCTCGCTCTGATACCATGTAAAATGGTACCAAGCTTAAAATTCAAgtgaattacaaaaataattataagaaaagaagaaggttggTGATGTACTCTCAGGTCATTGAAATTTAAAGTAATGGAAGAAGAATTGAAAAGAAGTGAAAAGAGAGAATAATTGATTAAAAGAACCACCACAGAGTACTGAGTACCAATTACAATatatatagcaaaagggaaaataaattacTAACTAATAGTGCTATAATTATGTCTAACAAACTAACCAACTTGACAGCTATACAAAAAACAAACTCTATTATGTTACAGTATTAAACAAAAACTGTCCactaatatttttgggtttttaacaCATACAATATACGAAAATTAGTTTATTACTGTTATATTATTAGTAGTATGATACCGACATGAGTCATATTGCTTAATTTCTATTGTAACTCGATCCACGTGTTCATGGCAAATTGGCATTTGGCAAAGCAGGTCGCTTGAAAATCTGGTTGAATTGTTCTAAGTGTCTAAACACCCAGCAAAGTTATTGGCTGTTCAATAAATTATAGTAGGTTAACAAGGAACGAGATGATATGTTTGCTTTAtataatatgtttaattatttggttgattttataattttattaaatttttaattagatttttatattatattaaattttataatgaagtctatattataataaaaaaatgttaaaattaatagaatattatgttaaataaaatagaatattcagtcaaatattagatatatttgttttgtttaattttaacagaatattttattaattctaatatttttattatgatagaaacttaattataaaatttgatatggtataaggacttaattaaaaagaaaataaatatagaaacttaattaaaaattcaataaaactataGAGAAtggtaaaataattaaatatatatataatatataatatatattgtgtGTGTAAATGAGagatgtatatataatataaaaaatataaaaaaacttttaattaattaatattaattaattttaaaatttaattttataattcaaaatttaaaataaaaaatttataataatttataatttaagataaataaaataattttaaataaattagttgATGTTAACTGAAAAAAGTTCTAAtattattcataaaaatataacacaATTCATATGAGTTACTGGTCAAATTGGTCTCCGAAAAAATGTTTGATCGTCATTTTTGTTTTcgtatgatttttttaattaaattagtcctcGGAAGATTTAACAACAATCTCGTTTGTCCTTCTGTTTTTAGGCTAACAGTTTTCATCAACGGCGATACACGTGGGGCATTAACTGACACGTGTGTTGAAAGTTGTGTGTCCAAATAAAAGCTGATAAGATATGTTCACTATATTATGTCAAAATAGTCTCTAACCCCATTTTATAAACTCTAATCTACAAAATATACGAAGACATTAATCCATCTTACTAAGTGGTATTGCTGTGGTATAGAGCCATTACCCAAGTTTAGAAGCCACGATGCGAAGCGCTGATGGAAGACGAAGTGGTGGGTTGTCAGTGTAATCGCTGAGTAGCTTCGATTATAGCTTCTCCATGCGGAGAAGAAAAATGAACATGGACAGAACCTATGTTTATGGGCTGAAAACTATGATTAAGAAATTTAGAACAccagaaaattcaaaaaattcagaaaaattatTTCACACTTGTCCAAGATATCGGGTAAATTTAAATTGGTATGAACTATAGTATTTTTAACTCCTTTCACCATTAATGTGATATTCACTTTTTTCGCTTGACATGTGCAGAAAAGCAACCACTGTAACAACTTTAGTTggatagataataaaaaaatataaaatttttgaagttGCAAATAGTAGGACAGAAGCAGAATTTGAAGTTGAGagtaactataaaaattaaaaagtgaaaCTACGTTGAAAAATAGGtagttttgaaattaaagtaagagtagttaaaatattgattatttttatgtttgtcCTAGTAATAGTTTTTTTTGTTAGTGATTGGAGCACTTTGTATTTCAtctatgagaaaataaaaaatttgtaaaaatattggtgattttattattttattgaattttattaaGAGTATTGGTAAAATTTAGCAAATGAGATTAgacatttttttctttccattaacAAAGCAGCAaccttcattttttttatattattttaaccaaATTTTATATAACTCTAGaaacaagtaaataaaaataaacagttAATTACTCATAAGATAAATTAAGTCTaatcatatatattaaaatcGAAATATTTGTATGTCTACATAAGCATGCAAACAAAGTCTTCATAATAATACTAATTTTATTAACCAAGTTTTCATAATATCAAGCATAAGTTACTTAATTTTGGACtataccaaaaaataaataaagttgtacAAAATACTTATTAGCAATATGTTTATAATGCATAAAACTTCTAAACAGTAGCTGTGATTTGGGCTTTAAACGGTATCCCTTATTCAATTGGGGGTATTTGAGACTTTGGGTTTACAAGTGTTGTTGGTCTCTAATGACTAATATAACTAACTCATCATCATCCTTACTCATACACTTTAACATGTGTGGCTCTAAGACTCTGTACACAAAGTAAATGTTGATCGAATTGTTATTCCTTCTATAATCTTTCACTATTTTCAATAAATCGATGCATCTACTTCTAATTTTCTTAATCCAACTTCAAGCGACATTCCGAGTATTTTTCAGCAACAACCATTCATCTCTGAATATCCTAATTTCTTATAGTAGAGTATCCCCTTCAACTCCTGTTAATACCTTTATATTGTCTgattcataaatttttttatccactttttatcatttttaaatttttcaccaTGATAAAAAACAAATATCAGTAGATGATTTTTTATctacaaattaaaaatagtaacAGTAAATCACACAATGCACTCTGTtttttcttactttatttttgtatataatttatttatatttcaacaacAAAACTACAATCATTACTTTAGTCTAAAAAAAACACCATCTCACCAAATATTATCTATTACAAGaactaaacaaaacaaaaaattcatcTATCCACACACATTGCATTCGGCCATATGAAAACAAAGTATTTAGATTTGTCAACATAAAAAATGTGTAAATCATTATAAAACCCAAGCAGCAACTACCCGAAATCAATCAACATTCAAAATCAATGAATATCATACCACACATTCATACAAAAAAAGGGGAAGGAACTTGTGGCGCAAGGATTCTTACCTTTCATCCGAGATGATGCCTACCACCGCAGAAGAATGGTGGCCTTTAGACCGCGACGAGAAGGAGTAGTTGCACTACGAACAGCGTCGCTGGTTATTGCTTCCACAGCCAATCGGAGCAGCTTCGTCTTCTCACTTTGTTTTAAATGATTTCCGTTGGTTTTGGATGAAAAGGAAAAACGTGATAGTGAAAAAGTGAAGAGTTGTAGATTAATGGGAGAGTTATTTCATTAATAGGGTATTTGTATAAAATTGCATCGTTTTGGTCACTGCTGAGTTGTCAGTTAACGCCCCATGTGGACACCTAGTGATGAAAACTGTTACTCCGAAAATAGAAGGATAAAGAAAATTGATGTTAAATCTTTCGgagattaatttaattaaaaaataattgggaGACAAAAATGACGATCAAGTAATTTTTTGAAGACCAATTTGACTATTAATCCTAattcatatttattatatctattatctattattttattatatattactaattttacaaccaaaatgtgccacatgttacttcctcattgtaattgaaataaaatattttcctcAAAAAATAAAGAGTTATCTCATcctatctttctctttctctatttctctcaatTTTTCACTCACTTTATCTCTtttatatcattatcaatgactaattacaaatttgacaatcaaaatatacatggtattctttaattgcattcaaattaaattaaaattaaaattaaaatattaaaattaaaatatagctatattatatattatatttatatattattaactaatttaataactaaaatgtatcatgtaacactctcttattaaaatttagagaaaatatttcaCTCCAAAATTAGTAAACCTccttcttatattttcttatctacctctcctcttttttctatttctctctatccttcctactttatatataatttataatttattttatattagtaatttaacaaattaaaatgtgTTACcagataatttttttctaattaaaataattttttttaacttctaaaATTAGCAAACtccctttctcatttttttctttatctttctctctcttttctctcattctttatttttctctacctttctattctacaaaaaataaaattaataacataatataatttaaataaaattattattatatgcatatttttttatttaattttaaattttcactgcttatctttctaatttatatttttacttctttttcttcaaatttttattgcatataatttagagaaaatattaatattgtgattaaaagttaaaataaaaattcaattattttaaaaaaataataaatttgagttaattttataactatcaatataaaattttatatgctaatatttaattatatttttatatatatagaaaaaaatattatttttaaataataagtagaaaaattaattatttttatttatgtaacaaacttaatacctaatcaaatataaaaatatatacattaaatTCTTTCataacgaatattaaaattaattattgataaaaaattaaactttttcatataaaaataataattaaaaatttgttatttaatttttttatctacaaaaactatttttttaatagacaaaAACTTTTGTTCTTTTtgaatcttttataaaaattatagtgctataaattttttgtactataatatataatatcaaaattaatataattttaaaaaatttatatttctgtaatATTATTACgaataaaatactaatataattttaatttgaatctcTTGAGTGATGGATGATGG contains:
- the LOC140173550 gene encoding uncharacterized protein, with product MVSEREDPTMADNLANPNASPSSNSAADFENFTAFMRQFSQFQAHLGRSSLSSAISDPISPYFLHLLWSHDMWRALRSKNKVKFLDGSILKPGEGDPNFEAWDRCNNFLLSWINLSLSPEIAKSVMWISSAPDLWNDLKRRYSQGDVFRVGALKEEFYALKQGDLTVTSYFAMLKAIWEELENLRAIPSCVACVNGCSCGLRIVRDYASEKYVVKFLKGLNEQYSNVKSQIMLMKPLPEINTVLSMLTQQEQELNCYPSNSNIVTNSLEVQTSTGGGSFSGRGRGRGRNSGRGGNQKSYSRGYTSKFCSYCNRIGHLAETCYKKNGFPTHQKQRVANQLSTDEIVENSSAEIADSNQDKKSDDTVLVLTPDQKETLLALLQQPRMPTSNSVNHITSSATLTQPTGRHCLSVSSNFTKTSWILDSGATDHASYIQESFKTFHYMRPVLVNLPDGSTTTTNICGTVLPSLKMIGQAKVIGDLYVMDAQPWKLTTPEINTHSVNVTVQQDLGTLWHARLDQPSIESSNFDPFAFFYNNSAYTSSYEHTHGIIAPHTIHTTPDLSATSTSPMASLHDITDSASPATLESASALAPLEHSSIHIESQSAAPVLRRSERERKTPSYLKDFHCFHISSHRDSINAAQLPSTCKYPLSHHLSYSLFTPKHQAFTFALINNSDPKYYSEAVMHDCWRKAIEAELTALEQNKTWIITSLPPGKNAVGCKWIFRTKFNPDGTIERHKARLVAQGFTQIPGVDYIDTFSPVVKMSTVRVLLTVAAAKNWHLHQLDVNTAFLHGDLHEDIYMKLPKGLQCSDPNLVCKLTKSLYGLKQASRQWNIKLSAALADLGFTPSENDHSLFTKSTSTTFTAILVYVDDLVLAGDDLSEIQAVKMFLDDKFKIKDLGLLKFFIGMEVARNNAGIALYQRKYALDLITDCGLLGAKPASTPMEYTTSLSKASGSPLPDATIYRRLVGRLLYLTNTRPDLSYSVGCLSQFMDSPTDAHLKAAYRIIRYLKQSPATGLFFCVNNSFTLSGYTDSDWGACKDTRKSISGYCFFLDQTLISWKSKKQATVSRSSSEAEYRALANGTCELVWLLKLLKEFNILPPLPVDIFCDNKSAIYIASNPVFHERTKHVEVDCHVARNKFKEGVSNLRHVVSSEQRADLFTKSLPPGPFSHLLSKLGLLDLHKPRNTSLRGDVT